AGAGCTGCAAACCCTCGACGCCGGCAGCTGGTTCAACGCCGCCTACCCGGACCGTGCGCGCCCAGGTTTCGTCGGCCTGAAAATCCAGAGCCTGGACGACATCATCAAGATCGCCGAAGGCAACCCGCAGCACAAACCCGGCCTGTACATCGAAACCAAGGAGCCCAAGCAATTCCCAGGCATCGAAGCCGACCTGAAGAACAAGCTGCTCGACAAAGGCTGGCTGAGCTCCGCCGGTTCCAAGCTGGGCAAGAGCAACACTGGCGTCGGCCAGGGTAAGGGTCGCGTGGTGCTGCAAACCTTCGAAGTGGCCAGCCTGAAAGAGCTGCAGAAAGAAATGCCGAACACCCCGAAAATCCTGCTGCTGTGGGTGGGTGAAGGCAGCATCGAGCCGAAGAACAAGCAGACGTTCGCGGAGTCCGGCGAAACCACCAAGGCCGCCTACTACGCCAAGCAAGAGCCGAAAGACGCGGCCGAGTTCGAAAAGTGGGTCGACGAAGCCAAGAGCCTCGGCGCCATCGGCACCGGTCCCTCGGCTGAGCTGACCCACCACGGCGACCAGAGCTATTCGGACCTGGTTAAACCGGAGATGAACAAGCTGACCCACGACAAGGGCCTGCTGGTGCACGTCTACACCGTCGACGAGCCGGTGGACTTCGACAAAGTGATGAAGGCCGGCGTCGATGGCATCTTCACCAACCGCGCCGCCGAACTGCTGAAGTTCTACAAGCGCTGGCCGTCGTCCAGCGTGCAAGACCTGCTGAACGACTATAAGTACTGAGTGAAGGCCGAATGGTCAGGCCGCCTGTGGTTGGGTCGTGACTACGGCCTGATCCTAGGCGAGCTGGGGCGCACCGCGCCCCATGCGCACTACGCCGACCAACTGATGTGCTCCAAAGGCGCACCGATCACGGTCAGCCTCGATGGCCAGGTCACCACGGCCCATCGCCTGTTCATCCCGTCGCGACAGACCCACGCCATTCTTGAAACTCAAGGTGAGGTCTCGGTGCTGTACGCCGAACCGGCCGTGTTTGATATCGCCCCTTTGCTGCACCAGGACCTATCCCTGGAGGCATTGCGCCAACTCCCCCGACGCAGCCTGGATGATCCGCGCCTGGAGCGCGCCCTCGCCGCACTGGATCAACAGCTCAACGGCAAAGTGTCAGCCCAGGCCCTGGCCCAGGCCGCACACCTGTCATTGAGCCAACTGGAGCGACTGTTCGCCCACCAACTCGGTTTACCCGTGCGTCGTCTGGTGCTGTGGCGACGATTGCGCATCGCCCTGCAGTTGGCGCTTGCCGGAGGCACTCTGACCGAAGCGGCTCACGGTGCGGGTTTTGCCGATTCGGCGCATTTCTCGCGGACCATGAAGCAGCTGTTTGGCGTCACGGCGGCAGCCTCATTGCGCCAGCTGGATGTTCAACTGTTAACGTAAATCGTCCGGCAGTGACGGTTCCTTGCTCAAGCGAACCGGCCTGAAGGGATCACGCAACTGTGCCCCATAGCCCACCGGGAAATCCGGTCGCCTGCCAATCCCCAGATCCCCCGGCCCCATGCGATAGCGTTCGCGGTAATACGCCGTGCCCAGCAGCCAATCCCACAGGTTGAAGAACAGACCGAAATTCACATCCCCGGCGCGGCCATATTTCATGTGGTGAAACCGATGCACCGGCGCCCAGGCGAACACCCAGCGCAACGGCCCCAGGCGCATGTCCACATTGGAATGCTGCAACAGCAGTTGCAGGGCAATGGCCAACGCCAGCAACTGCGCCACGTCCAGGGGAATCCCCAGCAGGATCAACGGCAGCAACCCGGCCGTGGCTTCCAGCATCTGGTGCAGCGGATGCTTCATCAGCCCGTTGAAACCATACAACCGCTGCACGCTGTGATGCACCGCATGCAGTCGCCACAGCGGCCGGATGCGATGGCTGGCATAATGCATCAAGGTGATACCGGCATCGGCCAGCACGATGGCCATCAGCAGTTGTTCCCACAACGGCCAGCCACGCGGCCAAATGCCTTCGAACGCAAACAGCGCCGTGAGCCCCGGCAGGATCAACAAACCCAGCGCGTTCAGGCTTTCGTTGACCAGGGCGTGCAACGTATCGCGCCGACGATCGCCCAGGCTGCGATTCCAACGCGGTTCATAGGGCAACCAGTGTTCTGTCAGGAATGACACCGCGACCGCAATCACGAACAACACAATCAAGCTATCCGGCCGCCAAAGCGCGTAACCGAGAAACCCTAGCAGGAATGCAGGGGCGTAGAGCCAACTCACGAATCGTTTCATGCCGAGTCTCCTTTAAGTGAGTCTCCAGCATGAAATTCCGTGCGCGTGGCGGATTGAACAAACTGCGCAACCGCTTGAAATAATTAAGGGTGAATTAAGTTGCGCTGGATAACCTGATCCCACTTAAACAGCTCACCAGAAGGACACACACCATGAAAACCCTGACCGCTTTGTTCGCCGCTACTGCTCTGACCCTGACCGCTGGCCTGGCCCAGGCCGATGTTCGCCCCGACCAGATTCCAAGCCTGTTGCAGTCCGGTGCGGTGAAGCCTTTCGAGCAGCTCAACAAAGACGCCCTGGCCAAACATCCCGGCGCCGTGATCAACGACACCGAGCTGGATAACGAAGCCGGCCGCCTGGTCTACGAAGTCGACCTGACCGACACCACCGGCAAAAAGTGGGACGTGAAGCTCGACGCCAAAACCAGCGAAGTGCTGGAAAACAAACTCGACACTTGAGTTCGCCTACTCAAAAAACCGCGCCACCTCAGGGTGGCGCGGTTTTTTGTGCGCGCTCGTCGGCAAGCTGTAGGAAATGCACCTTGGAGACGAATGAAATTACCCCCACACAGTACAAGGCCGTTAGACTCTTAAATTACAGCCAAGGCATAACGCCATTGCACCCGAACAGGGACCGTTACATGGGGCTAAAAGCCGCCGACATCGCCACTATCGGGCGTATCAGCGCCGTACCGGCCATGCTCAAGGTGATCAGTGACATGACCGGCCTGCGGTTTGCCGCTGTTGCTCGCGTGACGGAAGACACCTGGACGGCCTGCGCGGTGCTCGACAGCCTGGGTTTCGGCCTGGGTGTGGGAGGCGAGCTGGACCTGACCACCACGATCTGCCACGAAATCCGCGGTTCACACGTGTCCGTGGTAATCGACAAAGCCAGCGAAGACCCGCTTTACCACGACCACCACACGCCACGTATCTATCAGTTTGAAAGCTACATTTCCGTGCCGGTGTTCCGCACCGATGGGCGCTTCTTCGGCACCATCTGCGCGCTGGACCCCAACCCCGCGTCACTGCGCAGCAGCACCATCCAATCGACTATGGAGTCGTTTGCACGCGTGCTGTCGCTGCAGATCGAAGCTGAAGAAAGCCAGCAACAAACCGAAGCCGATTTGCAGGAAGAACGTGGCACCGCCGAATTGCGTGAACAATTCATCGCGGTGCTCGGGCACGACTTGCGTAACCCGTTGTTCGCCATAAACTTTGGCGCTGAGCGACTGCTGCGCAAACACCCCGACCCCGCCTCGGACAAGATCGTGCGGCATATCCTCACCAGCGGTCGGCGAGCGGCGCAACTGGTGGAAGACGTGCTGGATTTCGCACGCGGGCGCATGGGCAGTGGCATTCCCTTGAGCATGGGTGATTGCCAGGGCTTGCAGGCTGCGTTGCAACATGTGGTGTCGGAGGTGCAGAGCGTTCATCCACAACGCGAAATTGTTGCGCATATCGGCGAACTTCAAGGGCTCAAAGGTGACCGGGAGCGACTGGCGCAACTGCTCTCCAACCTGGTCGCCAACGCCATTCACCACGGCAGTCACGATGGCCCGGTTGAAGTCACGGCAAGGGTCGAGCAGTCGCAGTTCACGCTGACGGTGAAAAACCCGGGGCAGATCAGCGCACAAGCCCTGCCGCGATTATTCCAGCCCTACGCGCGGCCGGTTACCGATGCGCCCCAAGCCGGGCTCGGCCTGGGGTTGTACATCGTCAAGCAGATTGCCGATGCCCACGGTGGTGAGCTAAGCGTGTCCACCACCGAGCAGCACGGCACCGTGTTCACGTTCAGCTTGCCGACCGCTTGATCAGGCGCCAAGGCGCGCCGTCACCTCATTCAACTCACCTGACAGCCCGCGTAGGTTGTGACTTGCCGCTTCGGTACGCTTGACGTTATCGAGATTGGCCGTGGCCACGGTGGTGATCTGCGTGATGTTGCGCGAGATGTCCTCAGCCACCGAGGTCTGCTCTTCGGCCGCCGTGGCGATCTGACGATTCATGTCGCGGATCGCCTCCACTGCCTGGGTGATGTGCGCGAGCATGGCGCCGGCCAGTGTGACCTTCTCCACGCTCTCATCACTGCACGACTGGCCACTCACGATGGCTTCAGCCGCATCCACCGCGCCGGTCTGCACCGCTTCGATAATCCCATTGATCTCGATGATCGACGCCGCCGTGCGTTGCGCCAGGCTGCGCACTTCATCGGCCACCACCGCAAAACCCCGGCCGGCTTCACCCGCGCGTGCGGCTTCAATCGCAGCGTTGAGCGCCAGCAGGTTGGTCTGTTCGGCAATGCCGCGAATCACTTCCAGCACCTTGCCGATGCGCACGCTGTCGGTTTCGAGACGGCGGATGATGGTGCCGGTGTTAAGGATCTCGTTGCGCATCTGGCCGATGGTGGCAATGGTGACTTTCATCACTTCACCGCCTTCGCGGGCTGAGTGATCGGCCTCGTCCGCCGCGCGTGACGCACTGGCGGCGTGGCGCGCGACTTCCTGGGCGGTGGCCGACATTTCCGTCATGGCCGTGGCCACTTGGTCGGTACGGTTGAATTGATCGTTGGTGCCCGTCGCCATCTGCCCGGCGATGGCATTCAACTCGCCGCTGGCGCTGACCAGGTCGGTAGCACTGCGCTGCAAACGGCTGAAGGTTTCGGCCAGGAAGTCACGCAAGGTATTCGCGGCAGCGGCCAGGTGGCCCAGCTCATCCTGACGACGGCTGGCAACACGCTCGGCAAAGCGACCATGACTCAGTTGCGTCACGTAGTCGATCAAACCACGGATCGGCAGGATCAGGTTGCGGTTGATCAGCCACAGGCTGAACAGTCCGATCAACACACCGGACAACAACATGATCGCCAGCCCCACCAGCACGGTGCGTTCGGCATAGGCGCTGATGGCCTTGGATTGCTGGCTGCCTTGTTCGCGCAGGTCGCCGACCAATGCACTCATCTGCTCACTGGCGGCGCGATCCACACCTTTTACCGCGGTGTCGCCGGCCGTTGCATCGCCACCTGCGGCCACATAGGCATCGCGGCCCTTCTGGTAAGCCACGCCGAGTTGCTGGTGTTCCTGACGCAGGGTTTCAATGCGTCGGCTCAGGCTCGGGTCGCTGCTGGTCTGGGCGACCAACCGGGTGAGGATGCCTTGAACATCGCGCTGGCGGTCCTGGAACTGGCCCCAGTATTTCTCCATGTCCTGGGGCTGTTTGCCGCGCAGCAGGACGTTTTTCCATTCTTGCACCTGCACCTTGAATTGCAGGTTGGCCTCGTCAATCAGCTGTGAAGTCAGCAGCGGCCCATCGATCAAGCTGCGATAGCTCTGCACCCCGTTGGACAAAAAGTTGAAACAGGCCAGGGCGATCAACAGCATCGCCAACAGGCTGCCACCGAGCAGCGACAGGATTTGTGCTCTCAAGGAGGTTCGCAAAACATTCATCGGGGAAAAGCCTCGATACAAGGAATTGGTGCATGCACGCCTAACGTCCTTGTCATCAAAAGGCACCGCCCATCCACAGCGGTTCTTGATGCCCTGAATCGGCCGAATTAGAGCCTTCTTGAACAGTTCCTGACAGACGGTCAAATAAATGTCATCGCAACGAAATAAATTCAAAACCGTCACAAAACTGTCAATTCCCCTTGCAATGATTCGCGCATGCGAACCTGTGAAACCTCCTACAGGCGCTTTTTCTGCGAGCCCTCATGAACCACAGCATCGATCACAGCCACCAGGACTCCGACCTGTTTGGCTTGCTCTACGGTTTTCGTTTTCGCCCAGGGGAAAAGGGTGAGCAGATAGATTCGGCGGCGGCGCTCCAGGCGTTGCGCCAACCGGGCGACCCGGAGGAGTTTTTGTGGCTGCACCTGAACCTCGCCCACGCCGCGTGCGAGCGTTGGATGCAGGCCCACCTGGACCTGCCGGAAGAATTCTTCGAAGCCCTGCATGAAGGCTCGCGCTCCACGCGCATCGAACACGTCGACTCGGCCTTGCTGGCGGTGGTCAACGACGTGGTGTTCAACTTCAGCAGCATGGTCTCGTCGGACATTTCCACGCTGTGGGTCTGCGCCCGCAGCCGCCTGTTGATCAGCGCACGCCTGCAACCCTTGCACTCGGTGGACAAGTTGCGCTCATCGGTGAAGGCTGGCGAAAGCTTTCGTTCGCCGCTGGCCTTGCTCGTGCATTTGCTGCGCGACCAGGGTGAAGTACTGACCCAGATCGTGCGCAAGACCAGCATCAGCGTCGACCATATCGAAGACCAGTTGCTGTCCTCACGCCTGTCCACCAACCGTGCCGAACTGGGCGCCGCACGCCGGGTGCTGGTGCGCCTGCAACGCCTGCTGGCGTTGGAGCCGGGCTCGCTGTTGCGCCTGCTCAACCGCCCGCCGCAATGGCTGCAAAAGGAAGACGTGAAGGAGTTGCGCAAATCCACCGAGGAGTTTGCGTTGATCATCAACGACCTGATGGCCCTAGGTGAACGCATCAAGCTGTTGCAGGAAGAAATCGCCGCCAACCTCAACGAGCAAAGCAACCGCACGCTGTTCACCCTCACGGTGGTGACGGTGCTGGCGCTGCCGATCAACATCATCGCCGGTTTTTTCGGCATGAACGTGGGCGGCGTGCCGCTTTCCCAGGACCCGGAAGGCTTCTGGATATTGGTGGCATTGGTCGCAACCTTTACCCTGATCGCCGGGCGCTGGGCGTTCAGGAAGCGCAAGGATTACTGACCAGCGGCCGGTTCAATCACCTAAACACTGATATATGGCAGCATCTCTGTAACATCTTGCAATGATCATGAACGACATCCTCCCAACATGGATGCTCCGGCATGGCCACCCCTTCCCTGACTGCCTCCACCCACGCCTCACCTGCAGACCCCAAACCCAGGCTGGACAAGAAACCCGGCCTGGTGACGGTGATCATCTTCTTCGCCGTGCTCGCCATGGGCCTATTGTTCACCGCCTACAGCCTGATGCATGACATGCACGAAATGGGCGCCCAACTCACCACCTGGACGCCCTTTTTGCTGCTCGGCGTGGCGCTGTTGATCGCCCTGGGCTTCGAGTTCGTCAACGGTTTCCACGACACCGCCAACGCCGTGGCGACAGTGATCTACACCAATTCGCTGCCGCCGCATTTTGCGGTGGTGTGGTCGGGCTTTTTCAACTTCCTTGGCGTGCTGCTTTCCAGCGGTGCGGTGGCGTTCGGCATCATTGCGTTGCTGCCGGTGGAGTTGATTCTGCAGGTGGGTTCTTCCGCCGGTTTCGCGATGATCTTTGCCCTGTTGATCGCCGCGATCCTGTGGAACCTCGGCACCTGGTGGCTGGGTTTGCCGGCGTCGTCGTCCCACACGTTGATCGGCTCGATCATCGGCGTCGGCGTGGCGAATGCCTTGATGCACGGGCGTGACGGCACCAGCGGCGTGGACTGGAGCCAGGCGATCAAGATCGGTTACGCCTTGCTGCTGTCGCCGCTGATCGGCTTTGCCTTTGCGGCGATGCTGTTGCTGGCCCTGCGCGCGTTCGTCAAGAATCGCGCGCTGTACAAGGCACCCAAAGGCGACACCCCGCCACCGTGGTGGATTCGCGGCCTGCTGATCGCCACGTGCACCGGCGTGTCTTTCGCTCACGGTTCCAACGACGGGCAGAAAGGCATGGGCCTGATCATGCTGATCCTGGTGGGCACCTTGCCGATGGCCTACGCGCTGAACCGCACCATGCCCGCCGAGCAGTCGTTGCAGTTTGCGGCGGTGGCCGAAGTGACCCAGGTCGCCCTGGTGAAAAGTGCGCCGCAAGCACTGGCCGGCGACCCGCGCCCGATCCTCTCGACCTACGTGCGCACCAAGGAAGCCACGCCGGAACTGGTCCCCGCCCTCGCCGCCCTCGCCGGGCAAATCGGTGATGAAGTCAAAGGCTACGGCTCCCTGGCCAAAGTGCCCGCCGAAGCCGTAGGCAACGTGCGCAACGACATGTACCTGACCAGCGAAACCATCCGCCTGATGGACAAGGGCAAGGTCGGCAATTTCGACGCGGATACCCAGGGCAAGCTGCAACTGTTCAAGCAACAGATCGACAGCTCCACACGCTTCATTCCACTGTGGGTGAAGATCGCCGTGGCCATCGCCCTCGGCCTGGGCACTATGGTGGGCTGGAAGCGCATCGTGGTCACCGTCGGCGAGAAGATCGGCAAGACGCACCTGACCTACGCCCAGGGCGCTTCGGCGGAAATGGTGGCGATGCTGACCATCGGCGCGGCGGACATGTATGGGTTGCCGGTGTCGACCACCCATGTGTTGTCGTCCGGTGTCGCGGGGACGATGGTGGCGAATGGCGGTGGGTTGCAGATGCGCACGATTCGCAACCTGGCGATGGCGTGGGTGCTCACATTACCGGCTGCGATTCTGCTGTCAGGCAGCCTCTACTGGCTGTTCACCAAACTGTTCTGACACAACACCGAGCAAAATGTGGGAGCTGGATTGCCAGCTCCCACACTTTTTAGCCGGCGAACAACCCCGACATCATCTTCAACCGCTTCTTGTACACCCGCCGCGCCTCCAACGCCTCTTCCAGCGTCACCGCCACAAACCCCGCCCGCTGGTTCGGCTGCATCTGCCCGATCAGGTCCAGGTCGGCGCTGATCACCGTGCCTATCATCGCGTAGCCTCCGCCCGACACTGCATCCCGGTGCAACACTATAGGTTCCAATCCTGCCGGCACCTGGATCGAACCAATCGGGTAGCAACTGTCGACGATATTCGACGGATCAGACCCCGCGCCAAACGGCTGCTCCCGTGGCTGGAAGCTCAACGCACTGCCGCCCTTGAAGCGATAACCGATGCGGTCGGCTTCGGAACCCACGGTCCAGGGTTCGGCAAAGAAGCTGCTCTTGGCGGCATCAGTGAGGCGCTCGTAATACAGCCCCGGCACCACACGCAGGGTCACGTCGCCGCCCACTGATCGGCGCAGTGCCATCGGCAGACTGTTGCCCGCCCGGCCCGTGCCACTGGCTGTACCGATGGGCAATTCATCGCCTTCCTGCAAGCGCCGCCCGCTAAATCCGCCAAGCGCGCCGAGGGTATAAGTCGAGCGGCTGCCGAGCACCAACGGCACGTCAATGCCACCGGCCACCGCAAGATAAGTCCTCGCGCCCGCCTTGGGAAATTCAAAGCGCAACACCTGCCCGGCGCGCACCTGGAACGCGGTGTCCTGGTGCACCACTTCACCGTCCAGGCGCGGCGACATCAAGGCGCCGCTGAGGGCTACCAGCGCGTCTTGCTGGAACTCCAGATCGGGGCCGATCAATGTGCATTCCAGGCCCGCCGCGCCGACTGGATTGCCGACCAGGTGGTTGGCCGCACTCAACGCGTATTGATCCAATGCACCCGACGGCGGGATGCCCAGGTGGTAATAGCCTTCGCGGCCAAGGTCCTGCACAGAGGTGGCGAGGCCGGGTTTGAGGACCTTGATCATGCCAGCGCCTCCTGCAGGGATTTCGGATAACCGATGGGGTCGGCGAGAAAAGCATCGAGGGAAAATTCCACAGGGCGGATGCGCAGGTCGAAACGTCCTGCGTCGACTTCGGCAACGGCCAGGTCATAGGCGTCCCGATCAATGGGCTTGAACTGCACAATATCGCCAGGACGGAAGAACACCATGTGTTCCTTGAGGTAGGCCAGTTGCTGCGCCGGGTCGTAGATCGGCGCCGGGGTCACGCCGAACATCTGGTAACCGCCGGCACCGCGTACCGAGTAGATGCAACCAAAACAGCCGCCATGGCCAAGAGTCAGTTTGGGCGTGTCGGTGCGTGGCCGCAGGTACTTGGGCACCTGCAACTGCCGTTCGCGCTCGACCATCTGGAACATGAACGGCAGGCCCGCCACGAACCCGACCATCGACACAAACCACGGCGCCCCACTGTGAGCGGCAATGAACGCCTCCACATCGGCCAGCCCGTTGATGCGCGCAGCGTACTCCAGGTCCGTACCGCTGGGGTCTTGATGGCGGTCGCGAAAACGCATCAGGGTCTCAAAGGTCCACGGGTCGTTGTACAGCACCGGGATTTCGATGATGCGTGTGTGCAAGGTGCGCTCAGCCACGGCCTGGGCTTCGGCGGTCTGCACCGCATCAAGCAGAACGTGGGGTGCGATGCGGTCGGGGTCGAAGCGGATCTGGAACGACGCATTGGCCAGGCACACATCCAGCACGCCTTCCAACGCCAGGCGCTCCACGGCACGGGTCACCGCCATGCCTTTGAAAAAGGCCTCCAGGGACATGCTGTCGCTGACCTCGGCAAACAGGTGTTCATCGCCGCCGAAGCTGTAGCGGATGGGGGATGTTTCAGCCATGTCTGTTCCTCTTGGAATCATTGTAGAAAGGCAGGCGAAAAAATTGAGGGATCGTTTTTATTGGGGTGTTTTGACGGTGATGCCCGCTCGGTCCAGCGCTTCGCGGGTCGCCTCTACCAGCTCAAGGGCACCGGGGGTGTCGCTGTGCAGGCAGATGGAATCAAATTCTATAAACAGGTCTTCGCCTTCCACGGTTCGCACCAGCCCGGTCTGACAAGCCCGCAGGACACGCGCTGCCACCGTCGCAGGATCCAGCGCTCGCACAGTGCGGGTAAACACGATGGAGCCGGTCAGATCGTACTCACGGTCGGCATAAAACTCCCGCACCACCGGCTGCCCCAACTCCTTGGCCACGCGCCAGATCACCGAGTTGGGCATGCAGTACAACAACAGCGTCGGTTCGATGATTTGCAGGTTCTGCACCAGCAGCCGCGCCGCTTCTTCATCACGGGCCAGGTGCATGTACAGCGCGCCATGGGGCTTGATGTGTTGCAGGGTCACGCCTTGGGCGCGGGCGATTTCCCGCAGGGCGCCGAGCTGATAGAGCATATCGTCCACCAGTTCCTGGGCCGGTGCGTTGATGTGGCGACGGCCAAAACCGACCAGGTCCCGAAAGCCCGGATGCGCGCCGATGGCCACGCCCAGTTGCTTGGCGCGCTCGACAGTGCGGCGCATGGTGCCGGGGTCGCCGGCATGGAAGCCGGTGGCGATATTGGCCGAGCTGATGTAGGCCATCAGCTCCGCGTCGACGCCATCGCCGATGGTCCAGGGGCCAAAGCCTTCACCCATGTCCGAGTTGAAATCCACTGCCTGCATCAAAGTCGCTCCGCCTAAGTGATGGACGAAAAGTAGGCTGCGGCTTGACCCCTTGGGAAGATCTATTATCAGATGGCCCATCTTCTGAAAATCAGATAGCCCTATGTTTTGGAGAGGCCGATGTCCCTCACCTTGCGCCAAATTCGTTATTTCGTCGCCACCGCCGAAATCGGCCAGATTTCCCAGGCGGCCATCCACCTGAACATCTCGCAATCGGCGGTAACCACGGCGATCAAGGAGCTGGAGGCGATGCTCGGCGTGCAGCTGTTCGTGCGTTCGGCCCAGGGCATGAACCTGACCGACGCGGGCCGGCATTTTCTCAACCGTGCCTACGTGATCCTGCGCAGTGTCGATGACGCGCTGAACAGCCCGCTGCCCGACTACCGCGCCCGTGGCGTGCTGCGCTTGGCGGCCAGTTACACGGTGCTCGGTTACTTCCTGCCGCACCACTTGCAACGCCTGGAACACTGGCACCCGGACGTGACCATCGAAGTCTTCGAACAGGAACGCCAGGCCATCGAACAGGGTCTGCTCGACGGCCAGTTCGACATGGCGGTGGTACTCACTGCCAACCTGACCCACCCGGATATCGTCTCGGAAATCCTGTTCAATTCAGAGCGCCGCCTGTGGCTGCCCAGCCATCATCCCTTGTGCGAACGTGGCGCCGTGAGCCTGGCGGATGTGGCCCAGGAGCCGTATATCCTGCTCACGGTTGACGAGGCTGAACACAGCGCCATGCGCTATTGGGAACAGGCCGGGCAGACGCCCAAGGTGCGCCTGCGCACCAGTTCGGTGGAGGCGGTGCGCAGCATGGTCGCCAATGGCAGCGGCGTGGCGATCCTGTCGGACCTGGTGCACCGGCCCTGGTCCCTGGAAGGCAAACGCATCGAAACGCTCACGGTCACCGATCCAGTGACGCCGATGAGCGTGGGTCTGGCCTGGCACCGCGAGCGCGCGTTTACCCCGGCAATGCAGGCGGTGCGCGATTATTTCCACGACGCGTTCCTGGCGCCGCAGCAGTTGTCGGCACGGCGCTAGAGGTGGGCTTGCAAGGTCGCCGCTAACCAGTCCATGAACACTCGCACCCGCAACGGCAAATGCCGCTGGCCGGCGTAGAGCAATGACACGTCCAGCGGCGGCGCCGGGTAATCCGGCAGCACCGCCACCAGTTCGCCATTGGCCAACAAGGTGCGAATCCCCAGCAGCGGCACCTGGGTAATGCCGAAGCCACCCAGGCACGCCGCCTGGTAGGCATCCGTGCTGTTGACGGTGACACGCCCTGCCATCGGCACCCGCAGTACCTTGCCGCCCGCCTGATATTCAAAGCCGGACGAACGCGCGCCCAACGGCCGGACGTAATGCACCAATTGATGATCCGCCAAGTCCGCCAGGGTCTGCGGCACGCCATAGCGTTGCAGGTAGGCCGGGCTCGCGCAGTTGACCATCGGCATGCTGCACACCCGGCGTGCCACCACGGTTTGATCGGGCTGGGCGCCCACCCGCAACACGCAGTCGAAGCCTTCGGCGATCAGGTCCACCTGGCGGTCCGAGCTGCTGATTTCCATCTGGATCAGCGGATGGCGCTCCATGAACAGCGGCAAGTGCGGCAGGATCATGCCGCGCGCCATCACGTTGGGCATGTCCACGCGAATCCTGCCGGTCAGCTGCGCCTCATCCTGGCGAAACAACCCCTCCAACTCTTCCATGTGCGCCAGCAAATCCTTGCTGCGCTCATACAGCACACGGCCATCCTGGGTCGCCTGCACCTTGCGCGTGGTGCGTTGCAGCAAACGCGCGCCGAGCAATTCCTCCAGCGCCTGCACGTGCTCCGACACGGTAGAACGCGGCAGGCCCAGGCTCTCGCCGGCCTGGGTGAAACTCGACAGTTCGGTGACGCGCACAAAGGTGCGCAGCAGCTCAAGCTTGTTCATGGGATTGTTCGCCTTATCCGGCCAGTGATTCCGGTATAGCGCTGTTTATCACGTTATGGGCGAATAAATACACTCGCTGCCA
The genomic region above belongs to Pseudomonas azotoformans and contains:
- a CDS encoding 5-oxoprolinase subunit PxpA — encoded protein: MQAVDFNSDMGEGFGPWTIGDGVDAELMAYISSANIATGFHAGDPGTMRRTVERAKQLGVAIGAHPGFRDLVGFGRRHINAPAQELVDDMLYQLGALREIARAQGVTLQHIKPHGALYMHLARDEEAARLLVQNLQIIEPTLLLYCMPNSVIWRVAKELGQPVVREFYADREYDLTGSIVFTRTVRALDPATVAARVLRACQTGLVRTVEGEDLFIEFDSICLHSDTPGALELVEATREALDRAGITVKTPQ
- a CDS encoding biotin-dependent carboxyltransferase family protein, with the protein product MIKVLKPGLATSVQDLGREGYYHLGIPPSGALDQYALSAANHLVGNPVGAAGLECTLIGPDLEFQQDALVALSGALMSPRLDGEVVHQDTAFQVRAGQVLRFEFPKAGARTYLAVAGGIDVPLVLGSRSTYTLGALGGFSGRRLQEGDELPIGTASGTGRAGNSLPMALRRSVGGDVTLRVVPGLYYERLTDAAKSSFFAEPWTVGSEADRIGYRFKGGSALSFQPREQPFGAGSDPSNIVDSCYPIGSIQVPAGLEPIVLHRDAVSGGGYAMIGTVISADLDLIGQMQPNQRAGFVAVTLEEALEARRVYKKRLKMMSGLFAG
- a CDS encoding 5-oxoprolinase subunit B family protein, which produces MAETSPIRYSFGGDEHLFAEVSDSMSLEAFFKGMAVTRAVERLALEGVLDVCLANASFQIRFDPDRIAPHVLLDAVQTAEAQAVAERTLHTRIIEIPVLYNDPWTFETLMRFRDRHQDPSGTDLEYAARINGLADVEAFIAAHSGAPWFVSMVGFVAGLPFMFQMVERERQLQVPKYLRPRTDTPKLTLGHGGCFGCIYSVRGAGGYQMFGVTPAPIYDPAQQLAYLKEHMVFFRPGDIVQFKPIDRDAYDLAVAEVDAGRFDLRIRPVEFSLDAFLADPIGYPKSLQEALA
- a CDS encoding LysR family transcriptional regulator: MNKLELLRTFVRVTELSSFTQAGESLGLPRSTVSEHVQALEELLGARLLQRTTRKVQATQDGRVLYERSKDLLAHMEELEGLFRQDEAQLTGRIRVDMPNVMARGMILPHLPLFMERHPLIQMEISSSDRQVDLIAEGFDCVLRVGAQPDQTVVARRVCSMPMVNCASPAYLQRYGVPQTLADLADHQLVHYVRPLGARSSGFEYQAGGKVLRVPMAGRVTVNSTDAYQAACLGGFGITQVPLLGIRTLLANGELVAVLPDYPAPPLDVSLLYAGQRHLPLRVRVFMDWLAATLQAHL
- a CDS encoding LysR family transcriptional regulator, with the translated sequence MSLTLRQIRYFVATAEIGQISQAAIHLNISQSAVTTAIKELEAMLGVQLFVRSAQGMNLTDAGRHFLNRAYVILRSVDDALNSPLPDYRARGVLRLAASYTVLGYFLPHHLQRLEHWHPDVTIEVFEQERQAIEQGLLDGQFDMAVVLTANLTHPDIVSEILFNSERRLWLPSHHPLCERGAVSLADVAQEPYILLTVDEAEHSAMRYWEQAGQTPKVRLRTSSVEAVRSMVANGSGVAILSDLVHRPWSLEGKRIETLTVTDPVTPMSVGLAWHRERAFTPAMQAVRDYFHDAFLAPQQLSARR
- a CDS encoding inorganic phosphate transporter — protein: MATPSLTASTHASPADPKPRLDKKPGLVTVIIFFAVLAMGLLFTAYSLMHDMHEMGAQLTTWTPFLLLGVALLIALGFEFVNGFHDTANAVATVIYTNSLPPHFAVVWSGFFNFLGVLLSSGAVAFGIIALLPVELILQVGSSAGFAMIFALLIAAILWNLGTWWLGLPASSSHTLIGSIIGVGVANALMHGRDGTSGVDWSQAIKIGYALLLSPLIGFAFAAMLLLALRAFVKNRALYKAPKGDTPPPWWIRGLLIATCTGVSFAHGSNDGQKGMGLIMLILVGTLPMAYALNRTMPAEQSLQFAAVAEVTQVALVKSAPQALAGDPRPILSTYVRTKEATPELVPALAALAGQIGDEVKGYGSLAKVPAEAVGNVRNDMYLTSETIRLMDKGKVGNFDADTQGKLQLFKQQIDSSTRFIPLWVKIAVAIALGLGTMVGWKRIVVTVGEKIGKTHLTYAQGASAEMVAMLTIGAADMYGLPVSTTHVLSSGVAGTMVANGGGLQMRTIRNLAMAWVLTLPAAILLSGSLYWLFTKLF